Proteins co-encoded in one Cuculus canorus isolate bCucCan1 chromosome 22, bCucCan1.pri, whole genome shotgun sequence genomic window:
- the FAM110D gene encoding protein FAM110D, translated as MVPLGSPSLAVCASSNLRLMAPGRGSPLAWLNRGPECPREPGVAGGRVPSAVERLEADKAKYVKSQQVINSRQEPALRGCSPRFSPRSRRLLARQQCNELCQGSELARESPRKLPCPQSPVSRRAGSRRLLRPDSLIIYRQKRDCLGGDKENTKGSGLVRRLFQGPLRDNRDKPPSSPPPRGLRQGSPAPQSPETPMLWVAAEKEEARTLGASSGGGSGGIFPSSGNPMEQPPQPPSKQALTLRVSLPLSEKEQFFNYCGLDRALVEVLGRERFGPVGWDNASARLPGSCDSEPRQASEGSEGDTGPGEDETDARLGSTVSVVERNARVIKWLYGCQRAWAAAKESTV; from the coding sequence atggtgCCGCTGGGCAGCCCCAGTCTCGCCGTCTGTGCCTCCAGCAACCTGCGCCTCATGGCCCCCGGCCGCGGCTCCCCCCTGGCCTGGCTGAACCGGGGCCCCGAGTGCCCGCGGGAGCCGGGGGTCGCTGGGGGACGAGTGCCCAGTGCTGTGGAGAGGCTGGAGGCTGACAAGGCCAAATACGTCAAATCCCAGCAGGTCATCAACAGCCGTCAAGAGCCGGCACTGCGAGGCTGCTCGCCCCGGTTCTCACCCCGCAGCCGGCGCCTCCTCGCCCGTCAGCAGTGCAACGAGTTGTGTCAGGGCTCAGAGCTGGCCCGGGAGTCTCCCAGGAAGCTGCCGTGTCCCCAGTCCCCTGTGTCACGCCGGGCTGGCAGCAGGCGCCTGCTGAGACCTGATTCCCTCATCATCTACCGACAGAAAAGAGACTGCTTGGGAGGAGACAAGGAGAACACCAAGGGTTCCGGGCTGGTGCGACGACTCTTCCAAGGGCCGCTCAGAGACAACAGAGACAAACCCCCCAGCTCTCCCCCACCCAGGGGGCTTCGCCAGGGGTCACCAGCCCCCCAGAGCCCCGAGACCCCCATGCTGTGGgtggctgcagagaaggaggaggcaaGGACGCTGGGCGCCAGCAGTGgcggtggcagtggtggcatcTTCCCGTCATCTGGCAACCCCATGgagcagcccccccagccccccagcaAGCAGGCGCTGACTCTGCGTGTCTCCTTGCCGCTCTCAGAGAAGGAGCAGTTCTTCAACTACTGCGGGCTGGACCGGGCGCTGGTGGAGGTTCTGGGGAGGGAACGGTTTGGGCCAGTGGGCTGGGACAACGCCTCAGCTCGGCTCCCTGGCTCCTGCGATTCGGAACCGAGGCAGGCCTCGGAGGGCAGcgagggggacacggggccaGGTGAGGATGAGACGGATGCCCGACTGGGCTCCACTGTCTCGGTGGTGGAGCGCAACGCCCGCGTCATCAAGTGGCTCTATGGCTGCCAGAGAGCCTGGGCGGCTGCCAAGGAGTCCACTGTCTGA
- the PDIK1L gene encoding serine/threonine-protein kinase PDIK1L isoform X2 produces the protein MGFSLQPFPGTGALVPGTGSPAVGEGTGRRPRSFLSRDRAPWPAGLGWNRMSPTGATRSRESLRAAWAVPSSPSIPAVRGMQSWNHWVGKDLEIMKPNCTCPLLIHTPKRFIFLAFIPLQGWKLHHLPGQPLPMLRNLLVKKSFLMSSLKLPEAVGQEGAGRSPGISRGFPTPALRFLGCTMSFIPAAALPPSQTPGQAVGWSGARDCSQRSTQPWEGERAAIKITPGPAPAHCGFLRFTALPGGKKRQEPAWLRALTLSSPVEKVLEGTFSPLSPLPASGPGQDPGQGDHHGLLSCTQRLGVGVEEEAVGVDAVSLSCS, from the coding sequence ATGGGGTTCTCGCTCCAGCCCTTTCCTGGCACCGGTGCCCTGGTTCCTGGCACGGGCTCCCCGGCAGTGggggaaggaactgggaggaggCCAAGGTCCTTCTTGTCCCGGGACAGAGCACCCTGGCCTGCAGGTCTTGGATGGAATCGCATGTCCCCCACTGGAGCCACCAGGTCCCGTGAGTCCCTGCGAGCAGCCTGGGCTGTACCCAGCTCTCCATCCATACCGGCTGTAAGAGGGATgcaatcatggaatcactgggttggaaaagaccttgagaTCATgaagcccaactgtacctgtccctTATTAATTCATACCCCTAAGCGCTTCATCTTCCTGGCTTTTAtacccctccagggatggaaactccaccacctccctgggcagcctctgccaatgctgAGAAaccttctggtgaagaaatctttcctcatgtccagtctgaaGCTCCCGGAGGCAGttgggcaggagggagctggcagatcCCCAGGGATCTCTAGGGGCTTTCCGACCCCTGCTCTGAGGTTCTTGGGGTGCACCATGTCCTTCATCCCGGCTGCTGCGCTGCCACCCTCACAGACCCCAGGACAAGCGGTGGGATGGAGCGGGGCCAGGGATTGCTCCCAGAGGAGCACTCAGCcctgggaaggggagagggcagCCATAAAAATAACCCCTGGGCCAGCTCCAGCCCATTGTGGCTTCCTGCGATTTACAGCCCTTCCCggggggaagaagaggcaggaaCCGGCCTGGCTCAGGGCTTTGACCCTTTCATCACCAGTGGAGAAGGTGCTAGAAGGaactttctcccctctttctcccttgcCAGCCTCAGGGCCAGGGCAGGATCCCGGACAAGGGGATCACCATGGGCTCCTGAGCTGCACCCAGCGTCTTGGGGTGGGTGTAGAAGAAGAAGCTGTTGGGGTGGATGCGGTTTCCCTGTCCTGTTCCTGA